In the Phaseolus vulgaris cultivar G19833 chromosome 7, P. vulgaris v2.0, whole genome shotgun sequence genome, one interval contains:
- the LOC137829971 gene encoding protein CUP-SHAPED COTYLEDON 3-like: protein MGLRDIGASLPPGFRFYPSDEELVLHYLYKKVTNEEVLKGTLMEIDLHICEPWQLPEVAKLNANEWYFFSFRDRKYATGYRTNRATTSGYWKATGKDRTVFDPSTREVVGMRKTLVFYRNRAPNGIKTGWIMHEFRLETPHMPPKEDWVLCRVFHKGKADNSAKLNSQLMYESTVPSLTLASSSPTNQTIGYNQLPHFSSSITTQNNNSFMGLLHFSRETNANSSSITQISPKCDDGYGFLWDMEMEENSFHDGVASNMVDGMRFEVDNNSVVLL, encoded by the exons ATGGGTCTTAGAGACATTGGTGCTTCACTTCCCCCAGGTTTTCGCTTCTATCCGAGTGATGAGGAGTTGGTCCTTCATTACCTTTACAAAAAGGTCACAAATGAGGAAGTTCTGAAGGGTACCTTGATGGAAATTGACCTGCACATATGCGAGCCATGGCAACTTCCAG AGGTGGCTAAGCTTAACGCAAACGAATGGTACTTCTTCAGCTTTCGTGACCGCAAATACGCAACCGGCTACCGGACCAATCGCGCAACAACATCTGGGTATTGGAAAGCCACGGGAAAGGATCGGACGGTGTTTGACCCCTCCACGCGTGAGGTTGTAGGGATGAGGAAGACTTTGGTGTTCTACAGGAACAGGGCCCCAAATGGCATCAAAACGGGTTGGATCATGCACGAGTTTCGTTTGGAGACGCCACATATGCCCCCTAAG GAGGACTGGGTTTTGTGTAGAGtgtttcacaaaggcaaagcaGACAACAGTGCCAAACTCAACTCACAACTCATGTATGAGAGCACAGTTCCATCCCTAACTTTGGCTTCGTCATCTCCAACAAACCAAACCATTGGGTACAACCAACTTCCCCATTTCTCTTCCTCAATCACAACCCAAAACAACAACTCTTTCATGGGTCTCCTTCACTTTTCAAGGGAAACAAATGCAAACTCTAGCAGCATTACTCAAATAAGTCCCAAATGTGATGATGGGTACGGGTTTCTATGGGACATGGAGATGGAAGAAAATAGCTTCCATGATGGGGTGGCCTCGAATATGGTGGACGGAATGAGATTCGAGGTTGATAATAATAGTGTGGTGTTGttatga